DNA sequence from the Nicotiana tomentosiformis chromosome 3, ASM39032v3, whole genome shotgun sequence genome:
TCATGAGGAACCTGCAAGGAAAAGAGTTGACTTTAGGATGCTAAGGGAACAATTCAAAAGGTCCCAAACTACAACACAAAACACATTAATTTAGTGCATGGACTCATTAATTATTCAAAACCTGCCCAGAGGCGGATCTAGTATTTTAGTTCTATGGGTTCAatatttaaagttatgggtttatATCTACTATTTATTGCAATTTTAGTGATTTTTTACCCATAAATTTATGTTCCGCGTCGAAAGTATTGGGTTCAACTGTGGTTCTGCGGTGCATCTTCCCCTGAACCTTCCCTGTTATTTCTATTTCAGTCTTCTACATATTAGCATCTTCATATTAGGCTGCACTTTTTATCTATAACGATACATAGGACAATATGACATATCAACATAATTGTGTTCATTTTCAGTTTCCACCTTCAAATTACATCTACTCTTCTCAGAGCTAGGCAGATTTATGTTTTAAACTTGTTAAATTCAACGTTTAATGTTCTTAGACAATAAAGATTATACTTGTGACACTACAGGTTCAGATTTAATACTTGTTAAAATTTTAGTGTtttttcacataaatatttaTGTTCTGTGGAAAAAAAGTAATGGATTTAGTTGAACTCATTGCAGAGAGGCTGCATCTGCCTCCAACTTTTCTGAGGTCAGAATGTTAATCTTGACAGGTCGTCTTTCTTGCACTTGATGCACAAGTGAAGAATGTGGTCTTTACATATTCTTTGGAGCATAAAAGTATAGATGATCTGTTCTGTTCCATCTTTGAATGCTTTGATCGTTTACGAGAGGAAAATGAGGATTTTGCCAACCTGTTCAACGAACTTACGTGTTACATAGGTACCATTGAGACTATTATCTCTCAGCATATGATGAAAGAAGAGGAGCAGGTATTCACGAAAATTTCACTATCTATTAGTTTGAATAGTATTTCATTTTTCGCTCTTAAAGCCTTTATTGGTTTATAAATTCATCAACACTTGTTTGAACAAAAGGAATTACTATGATTTATGCCTTGCCAATGGAAAAGGAGAGATTTACAGAGTTGACATGACATATTTCTTCTAATTATATTGAGGACACTTAGCTCTATTTTTAGCATACAGCACATTACAATGTTATTAGGATTTTCACCAAGGGGTTTCTACATGCCATGTAAAGACCACTGGAAACTATATTAAGGAACTAGAGCTCTGATAATCTGATTCTGTTCTCCTTATAAACACTTTTCTAGTTCTTTCCGTTCATATGTTTTGACCTTTTTCTTTAAGGAAAGTTATGGTACTTAACCTTCAACTTAgattttctctaacaatttcctTCTCTCATTAAGTGAGTTGGAATATTTCACTTTTTTGCTCCATCATGTAATTGGAGGGTGAGAGCATTACGGACTGATCTACTTATATGGTTAACCCAAGTCTGATAACACAGCTCCATCTACTTATCTACAGCATTAGCTTAGAGTTCTTTTGTCAATAAATATTGGGGTATATTACACTAACCACCACTTGAAAATTAAAGTAGAAAAAGAAAAACCACTTAACATATCTCCCCTTAATCAGTGAAAATCTGAGGTAATCTCAGTTTTACTGATTGTCTAAAATTAAAACAGTTCGAGTGCCTCAAATATGACATGTTAGTTCTTAACAAAAGATTCTGTTTTCCCCTTCCTTTTGGTCTCTTTTCCTGAATACTCTGGCATGTAATATGTGAATGCAGGTCTTCCCTTCGCTAATAAAGCAGTTCTCGTCCAAAGAACAGGCTAGGCTTGTCTGGCAGTACCTATGTAGTGTTCCCCTGTTGTTACTGGAGGATTTTCTGCCTTGGGTGACAACTACTCTTTCTTCAGTTGGAAAGACAGACTTTCTGAATTTCATTCATGTCGTTTTACCCGAAGAGACACTGATCCAAGAGGTACATTGCAACCTGAATTTCCAACTACACAGTAAATAGTTTAAAGTGCCTAATCTAACatgttgattttcattttgaaggTGATCATCTCATGGCTTGATAGAAAAGGAGCTAAATCTCATTATGGAACAGCCAACATGAAGCACATCTTAAAGCTGGAAATGATGGTGATTCAGTCCAGTGAAATGAAGCTACTGACAGAGCAGAATCCAATTGATGGTTTCCATCTTTGGCATGCTGCAGTCAGAAGAGATTTGAAAGAAATTCTGGAGGAACTACATCAATTAAGAAGCTCATTTTGTTTATCAACCTTAATGTCATTGGTAGCTCAGTTGAAGTTTTTCACAGATGTTCTCAACTTCTACAGGTTAGAGCTTGCTCATAGAGTAACTTTTGTTGCTAAATTCTTGTAGTTGTGACTCAAATCGCTTGTATAAGGCTCAGTGAGCTTTTTAAATAGCAATCTTAGCTAATTCTAAGCAACTAGATGACGATCTTTCGTGAGATAGAATGTCCAACATCACTAAAAGTCTTAATTCAGGTGAACTAAAAGTCTCAATTCAGGTGACGAATGCTGTAACAGTTGTTGTTGAATGCTGGTTTATCATTCTGAATTTTGATAGGTGTAGCCCAACTTTATATCTGCATTTTTTTCCCTAACAGTTACATTAATTTACAGCATAGCACTGGATCAAATATTCTACCCCTTGTTAGATGAACTCATCAAGAGTGAACCATCAGCTTTTCATGAACAATTTATTGAAGGAAGTCAAATGGAAGAACTACAGAGATTATTATACTGCAAGCTACAAGGTGGGATACAGTTAAATGTTCTCATAGAAATGCTTTGCCAGGAAGTAGAATCATTTGTTGGGAGGATCAGCAAAAAGCTTCATTTTCTAGAAACAGAggtatattttcaaaattttatggACAACTCAACTCAATGTTTATAAAAGGACTCTTGTAAAAAGCTTCATTATTATCTTACACAACATTTTCCCAGCAGTGCTATTTCCCGAAGTATTACACACTAGTTGGAAATTTGATGTTATTCTGACTTCTTCTTTGTTCCCTGGTTACTTACAGGTTTTTCTGGTGATTAGAGAGAACTGCAGCCATGAATTGCAGCTCTGGTTATTGTACAGAAGCCTGCAGATGTTGCCACTTGGGCTGCTAAAGTGCATGATTATCTGGTTCTCGGCTCATTTATCCGAGGATGAGTCAAAACTGATTCTAAGTAATGTCTTGCTGGGATCTCCTGCTGTTAACAGGTCCTTTGCTTCTCTCTTGCATGAGTGGGTCCGGACGGGCTATTCTGGCAAGATTTCTCTTGAAAAGTTCAGAAAAGATTTGGAAGAAATGTTCAGTAGCAGAAGCTCCTTGCTGGAGAAGTCATTTAATAGTGGTGGAAGTTGTTCATCACAATTGAACATGCAACCATTTGATAGATCTAATAATCTGCTATTGCAACCAGCTTCAGTCATGACATCAAACAACACTGTATCTTATCACCCTCCTCCCCTTGGCATCATTGAGAAGCTTGATACATCTTATTCTAACGGGATCAATACGCATATATTTTTCTCAGACTCACAGAAAAACTTGTCCTTTCTTCCTGGAACTTCTTCCAGATCAAGCAGTCACTTAAACTTCTCATATCATGAGTTTATACCAATAGACTTTGTTCTTTTCTTTCACAAAGCCTTGAAAAACGATATACAGTATGTTGTCTCCCTCTCAGTTAAGCTAGCTGAAGATGTTGGAATTCTTGCTGAATTTCAAAGACACTTCCATCTTCTACAATTTCTATTGAAGCTTCATAGTAATTCTGAGGATGCAGTTGCCTTTCCTGCTCTGGAATCAAGGGTAAATCTCCAAAACGTTAGCCATTCTTACACCCTTGACCATCATATGGAGGTAGAGCATTTCGACAAGATTTCTGTTATCTTAAGTAAGCTCACCAGTTTGCGAGGTGATGACATAATTGATGGTGAGAAGCTTAAGTATAAAAGGCTTTGCTTAAAGCTCCACAATGCATGCATATCTATGCAAAGAACATTAACTGACCACATCAACCACGAAGAAATTGAACTCTTGCCACTATTCAGAGAATATTTTTCCATTGAGGAACAAGAAAAGATTGTCGGAAACATGCTTGGACGAACAAAAGCAGAGTTTCTACAAGAAATGATTCCGTGGTTGATGGCATCTCTAACGCCAGATGAACAGCATGGCATGATGTCCTTGTGGCGCAAAGTTACAAGACATACAAAGTTTTTCGAGTGGCTGGGAGAATGGTGGGAACCTATAAAGAGAGATGAGAGTGTAAATGTAGAAAAGGAACCGAAGGTTTCTCCTTTATTGTCTATTGATC
Encoded proteins:
- the LOC104086394 gene encoding zinc finger protein BRUTUS-like At1g74770 isoform X1; translation: MGGGEPENEVDLPSSLAGVKLVEAPILFFVISHKAITLELADIHRVAVDALDTASQGVELVDDLSRRLDFLKIVYKYHCAAEDEVVFLALDAQVKNVVFTYSLEHKSIDDLFCSIFECFDRLREENEDFANLFNELTCYIGTIETIISQHMMKEEEQVFPSLIKQFSSKEQARLVWQYLCSVPLLLLEDFLPWVTTTLSSVGKTDFLNFIHVVLPEETLIQEVIISWLDRKGAKSHYGTANMKHILKLEMMVIQSSEMKLLTEQNPIDGFHLWHAAVRRDLKEILEELHQLRSSFCLSTLMSLVAQLKFFTDVLNFYSIALDQIFYPLLDELIKSEPSAFHEQFIEGSQMEELQRLLYCKLQGGIQLNVLIEMLCQEVESFVGRISKKLHFLETEVFLVIRENCSHELQLWLLYRSLQMLPLGLLKCMIIWFSAHLSEDESKLILSNVLLGSPAVNRSFASLLHEWVRTGYSGKISLEKFRKDLEEMFSSRSSLLEKSFNSGGSCSSQLNMQPFDRSNNLLLQPASVMTSNNTVSYHPPPLGIIEKLDTSYSNGINTHIFFSDSQKNLSFLPGTSSRSSSHLNFSYHEFIPIDFVLFFHKALKNDIQYVVSLSVKLAEDVGILAEFQRHFHLLQFLLKLHSNSEDAVAFPALESRVNLQNVSHSYTLDHHMEVEHFDKISVILSKLTSLRGDDIIDGEKLKYKRLCLKLHNACISMQRTLTDHINHEEIELLPLFREYFSIEEQEKIVGNMLGRTKAEFLQEMIPWLMASLTPDEQHGMMSLWRKVTRHTKFFEWLGEWWEPIKRDESVNVEKEPKVSPLLSIDPLEVVSTYLSRNGVKQGIWNEKRTDFSSAEYVNCSICQHGSFTSDKTHSAKGKQNVDLSEDTARLSTEVDKKKYTEAVDPDAQKETICQGIELCEKSRKQEHHLMSQEDLVSVIRKISCDSSLDSEKKSHLMQSLLMSQWIVTQKISNSEAAAANDMEKFPGQYPSYRDQEESIFGCNHYKRNCKLLAPCCKKFFTCIRCHDDTTTDHSLERKTITQMMCMKCLKIQPIGPSCSTPSCGSFSMGRYYCKICKLFDDERQIYHCPFCNLCRLGKGLGDDYFHCMNCNACMSKSLSVHICREKCLEENCPICHEYIFTSTNPVKALPCGHLMHSACFQDYTCTHYTCPICSKSLGDMQVYFEMLDVLLSEEKIPEEYSGQTQAILCNDCEKRGTASFHWLYHKCSYCGSYNTRLL
- the LOC104086394 gene encoding zinc finger protein BRUTUS-like At1g74770 isoform X2, whose amino-acid sequence is MMKEEEQVFPSLIKQFSSKEQARLVWQYLCSVPLLLLEDFLPWVTTTLSSVGKTDFLNFIHVVLPEETLIQEVIISWLDRKGAKSHYGTANMKHILKLEMMVIQSSEMKLLTEQNPIDGFHLWHAAVRRDLKEILEELHQLRSSFCLSTLMSLVAQLKFFTDVLNFYSIALDQIFYPLLDELIKSEPSAFHEQFIEGSQMEELQRLLYCKLQGGIQLNVLIEMLCQEVESFVGRISKKLHFLETEVFLVIRENCSHELQLWLLYRSLQMLPLGLLKCMIIWFSAHLSEDESKLILSNVLLGSPAVNRSFASLLHEWVRTGYSGKISLEKFRKDLEEMFSSRSSLLEKSFNSGGSCSSQLNMQPFDRSNNLLLQPASVMTSNNTVSYHPPPLGIIEKLDTSYSNGINTHIFFSDSQKNLSFLPGTSSRSSSHLNFSYHEFIPIDFVLFFHKALKNDIQYVVSLSVKLAEDVGILAEFQRHFHLLQFLLKLHSNSEDAVAFPALESRVNLQNVSHSYTLDHHMEVEHFDKISVILSKLTSLRGDDIIDGEKLKYKRLCLKLHNACISMQRTLTDHINHEEIELLPLFREYFSIEEQEKIVGNMLGRTKAEFLQEMIPWLMASLTPDEQHGMMSLWRKVTRHTKFFEWLGEWWEPIKRDESVNVEKEPKVSPLLSIDPLEVVSTYLSRNGVKQGIWNEKRTDFSSAEYVNCSICQHGSFTSDKTHSAKGKQNVDLSEDTARLSTEVDKKKYTEAVDPDAQKETICQGIELCEKSRKQEHHLMSQEDLVSVIRKISCDSSLDSEKKSHLMQSLLMSQWIVTQKISNSEAAAANDMEKFPGQYPSYRDQEESIFGCNHYKRNCKLLAPCCKKFFTCIRCHDDTTTDHSLERKTITQMMCMKCLKIQPIGPSCSTPSCGSFSMGRYYCKICKLFDDERQIYHCPFCNLCRLGKGLGDDYFHCMNCNACMSKSLSVHICREKCLEENCPICHEYIFTSTNPVKALPCGHLMHSACFQDYTCTHYTCPICSKSLGDMQVYFEMLDVLLSEEKIPEEYSGQTQAILCNDCEKRGTASFHWLYHKCSYCGSYNTRLL